Proteins from one Candidatus Binatia bacterium genomic window:
- a CDS encoding 1,4-dihydroxy-6-naphthoate synthase, whose protein sequence is MAFTLAYSPCPNDTYIFAALTNGLLDDAPDVRVHLADIEELNNAAARSQFDLTKVSYGAIPFLMDRYRILPSGGAVGRGCGPLLVARPADSPPLFADFARRRIAIPGERTTAFMLLQLALGARPKTAQMRFDRIIGAVASGEVDAGLIIHESRFTYRDAGLIAIVDLGEWWENMTLLPIPLGAVVARDDVDPEQARRIDMAIRRSLAFARANEAAVMPYVREHAAEMSDDVMRAHIELYVNEFTDDLGETGRDAVRALFARARTARILKGDAEPCFA, encoded by the coding sequence ATGGCCTTCACGCTCGCGTATTCGCCCTGCCCCAACGACACGTATATCTTCGCGGCACTGACGAACGGGCTGCTGGACGACGCGCCGGACGTACGCGTCCATCTGGCCGACATCGAGGAGCTCAACAACGCCGCGGCGCGCTCGCAGTTCGACCTGACTAAAGTGAGTTACGGTGCCATCCCATTCCTTATGGACCGCTATCGCATTCTGCCGTCCGGCGGCGCGGTGGGGCGCGGGTGCGGTCCTCTGCTGGTGGCCCGTCCCGCGGACTCGCCGCCGCTCTTCGCCGACTTCGCTCGGCGGCGGATCGCCATCCCCGGCGAGCGCACCACCGCGTTCATGCTGCTGCAGCTCGCGCTGGGCGCAAGGCCCAAGACCGCGCAGATGCGCTTCGACCGGATCATCGGAGCCGTGGCGAGCGGCGAGGTCGACGCCGGGCTGATCATCCACGAGTCGCGCTTCACGTATCGCGACGCGGGACTCATCGCAATAGTCGATCTGGGAGAGTGGTGGGAGAACATGACGCTCTTGCCGATCCCGCTCGGCGCGGTCGTCGCGCGCGACGACGTCGACCCGGAACAGGCGCGGCGCATCGACATGGCGATTCGGAGGAGCCTCGCGTTCGCGCGCGCGAACGAAGCTGCGGTGATGCCGTACGTTCGCGAGCATGCCGCCGAGATGAGCGACGACGTCATGCGCGCGCATATCGAGCTGTACGTGAACGAGTTTACCGACGATCTCGGCGAAACCGGACGCGACGCCGTCCGCGCGCTCTTCGCGCGGGCGCGCACCGCGCGGATCCTAAAAGGAGACGCCGAGCCGTGCTTCGCGTGA
- the aroH gene encoding chorismate mutase, whose translation MHGTGKKQQSTTQTPADPAGVRVFRGIRGAITADADSTPAIARATKRLLSEMTQRNAIDLDDIASVLFSLTPDLRACFPALAAREMGWIHIPMLHFSEVDVPGALGRCIRVLMHVNTARNAHEIEHVYLDGAATLRPDLVRAS comes from the coding sequence TTGCACGGTACTGGCAAGAAACAGCAATCGACAACGCAAACCCCCGCCGACCCGGCGGGGGTTCGTGTTTTCCGAGGCATCCGGGGCGCCATCACGGCGGACGCCGACAGCACGCCTGCGATCGCGCGCGCCACGAAGCGGCTCCTGAGCGAGATGACGCAGCGCAACGCGATAGATCTCGACGACATCGCCTCCGTGCTCTTCAGCCTGACGCCCGACCTGCGCGCGTGCTTCCCCGCGCTCGCGGCGCGCGAAATGGGATGGATCCACATTCCGATGTTGCATTTTTCCGAGGTCGACGTGCCCGGAGCGCTCGGCCGCTGCATCCGCGTGCTGATGCACGTGAACACCGCGCGGAACGCGCATGAAATCGAGCACGTCTATCTCGATGGCGCGGCGACGCTTCGGCCCGATCTGGTGCGCGCGTCGTGA
- a CDS encoding alpha-ketoacid dehydrogenase subunit beta: MNNVEAVRATLYEAMKSDDRTLILGEDVGARGNVFLITKDFINEFGPERVIDTPIAEASIVGIAVGMAMEGLRPIAEIQFADFIYPSYNQIVGEAAKIRYRSNGEYTCPLVIRTPYGGGVRGALSHSVSVEALFYHVPGLKIVAPAFPADVKGLLNASIDDPDPVLFLEHKKTYRLIKGEVPNGHYTIPLGKANVLKEGTQLSVVSYGLYVHWALEAAQQLQQDGISVEVIDLRSIRPMDKTTILQSVEKTRKLLIVHEDNKFGGIGAEISAMVAEEALFNLDAPIRRLCGPDVPAMGYAMPLEEAFMSSPSEMADAMREMVKF, from the coding sequence ATGAACAACGTCGAGGCGGTCCGCGCGACCCTTTACGAGGCGATGAAGAGCGACGATCGGACATTGATCCTGGGCGAGGACGTCGGCGCCCGCGGCAACGTCTTCCTGATCACCAAGGACTTCATCAACGAGTTCGGGCCGGAGCGCGTCATCGACACGCCGATCGCTGAGGCGTCGATCGTCGGCATCGCCGTCGGTATGGCGATGGAAGGACTGCGGCCGATCGCCGAGATCCAGTTCGCCGATTTCATCTACCCGTCATACAACCAGATCGTGGGCGAGGCAGCGAAGATACGCTACCGCTCGAACGGCGAGTACACGTGCCCGCTCGTTATCCGCACGCCCTACGGAGGCGGCGTGCGCGGCGCGCTCTCGCACTCCGTCTCTGTCGAGGCGCTCTTCTATCACGTTCCCGGGCTCAAGATCGTGGCGCCGGCCTTCCCGGCGGACGTCAAGGGGCTGCTCAACGCTTCGATCGACGATCCGGATCCCGTGTTGTTTCTCGAACACAAAAAGACGTATCGCCTGATCAAAGGAGAGGTGCCGAATGGCCACTACACGATCCCGCTCGGTAAGGCGAACGTGCTGAAGGAGGGCACGCAGCTCAGCGTCGTTTCTTACGGACTCTACGTCCACTGGGCGCTCGAAGCGGCGCAGCAGCTCCAGCAAGACGGCATCTCGGTCGAGGTCATCGACCTGCGCTCGATCCGGCCGATGGACAAGACGACGATTTTGCAAAGCGTCGAGAAGACACGCAAGCTGCTGATCGTTCACGAGGACAACAAGTTCGGCGGCATCGGCGCGGAGATCAGCGCGATGGTGGCTGAGGAGGCGCTGTTCAATCTCGACGCGCCGATTCGCCGCCTGTGCGGGCCGGACGTTCCGGCGATGGGTTACGCGATGCCGCTCGAGGAAGCGTTCATGTCTTCGCCGTCGGAGATGGCCGACGCGATGCGAGAGATGGTGAAATTCTGA
- a CDS encoding prephenate dehydrogenase/arogenate dehydrogenase family protein, whose translation MIGRVLGIFGVGLMGGSIGLHARGNGVYVIGYDVDPAALDAASEVGAIDAAVAPETLAREADTLVLATHLEPTLRELERLAGRPRAPALVLDVASVKAPLVAAAAGVANFVATHPMAGGERNGSGAARADLFDGCSWAYVPSGDADLDALAREFIRWCGGFPMATSAEAHDRIVALTSHLPQIVASCYAALLGESESEAQQLSGPVARELLRISDMNAPMWRDILRANAHNVEPQLRRLAGALISAADALEVSTGSNVRAAL comes from the coding sequence GTGATCGGCCGGGTGCTCGGTATCTTCGGCGTCGGCCTGATGGGCGGATCCATCGGCCTTCACGCTCGAGGCAACGGCGTCTACGTGATCGGCTACGACGTCGATCCCGCGGCGCTGGACGCGGCCTCCGAAGTCGGTGCGATCGACGCCGCCGTGGCGCCCGAGACGCTCGCCAGGGAAGCCGACACGCTGGTGCTGGCGACGCACCTCGAGCCGACGCTGCGCGAGCTCGAGCGGCTGGCCGGCCGGCCCCGCGCGCCGGCGCTCGTGCTGGACGTCGCGTCCGTGAAGGCGCCGCTCGTCGCGGCCGCCGCCGGCGTCGCGAACTTCGTCGCCACGCATCCGATGGCGGGCGGCGAGCGCAACGGGTCCGGCGCCGCCCGCGCGGACCTCTTCGACGGCTGCTCGTGGGCCTACGTGCCGAGCGGCGACGCTGATTTGGATGCGCTCGCTCGCGAGTTCATCCGGTGGTGCGGCGGGTTTCCTATGGCCACGAGCGCCGAGGCGCACGACCGCATCGTTGCGCTAACGTCGCACCTGCCTCAGATCGTCGCTTCGTGCTACGCAGCTTTGTTGGGGGAGAGCGAGTCGGAAGCGCAGCAGCTCAGCGGACCAGTGGCGCGCGAGCTGTTGCGTATCTCCGACATGAACGCCCCGATGTGGCGCGACATCTTGCGCGCCAACGCACACAACGTCGAGCCGCAGCTGCGCCGGCTCGCGGGCGCGCTGATTTCGGCAGCCGATGCGCTGGAGGTTAGTACAGGAAGTAACGTTCGCGCAGCGCTTTGA
- the mqnB gene encoding futalosine hydrolase, whose product MILLACAVDAELAFWEPRDGVATLVTGVGPVEVSCALTAELCRYPYRLVVNAGLAGAFDGAASIGDGVVVEDDAMEIALESGAPLKLPRGERTVERAHSDSELVARLRDASFPIVRGITVARVTSSEQTARRLATQFRAQVESMEGFAALRAAERMGVRAIEVRGISNRCGERESSGWDFDAGMNGLRRIARALFELV is encoded by the coding sequence GTGATCCTGCTCGCCTGTGCGGTCGATGCGGAGCTGGCCTTCTGGGAGCCGCGCGACGGCGTCGCAACGCTCGTCACCGGCGTCGGACCCGTCGAGGTGTCCTGCGCCCTCACCGCCGAGCTCTGCCGGTATCCGTACCGGCTCGTCGTCAACGCGGGCCTGGCAGGCGCATTCGACGGCGCCGCGAGCATCGGCGACGGCGTTGTCGTCGAAGACGACGCGATGGAGATCGCGCTGGAGAGCGGTGCGCCGCTGAAGCTTCCCCGCGGCGAGCGCACCGTCGAGCGAGCGCACTCGGACTCCGAGCTCGTCGCGCGCCTGCGCGACGCGAGCTTTCCGATAGTACGCGGCATCACCGTCGCGCGCGTGACGTCGTCGGAGCAAACGGCGCGGCGCCTGGCGACCCAGTTTCGGGCGCAGGTGGAATCGATGGAGGGGTTTGCGGCGCTGCGCGCCGCCGAGCGCATGGGGGTTCGGGCCATCGAGGTGCGCGGCATCTCGAACCGCTGCGGCGAGCGCGAGTCCAGCGGCTGGGACTTCGACGCCGGAATGAACGGCTTGCGCCGCATCGCGCGCGCGTTGTTCGAGCTCGTGTGA
- the queD gene encoding 6-carboxytetrahydropterin synthase QueD, producing the protein MRKHFRFEAAHVLPFHPGKCARMHGHSYRLEVAVRGRLRSRGPARGMIEDFDKIERIVGERVIQALDHHNLNDEIENPTVENIVLWIWKRLERHLLNLDELVLWETQTACAVLRRSDLA; encoded by the coding sequence ATCCGCAAGCATTTTCGCTTTGAGGCGGCGCACGTACTTCCGTTTCATCCCGGCAAGTGCGCGCGAATGCACGGCCACTCGTATCGCCTCGAGGTCGCGGTGCGCGGGCGGTTGCGCTCGCGCGGCCCCGCGCGCGGAATGATCGAGGACTTCGACAAAATCGAGCGCATCGTCGGCGAACGCGTCATCCAAGCGCTCGATCATCACAACCTCAACGACGAGATCGAGAACCCGACGGTCGAAAACATCGTGCTGTGGATCTGGAAGCGCCTCGAACGCCACCTGCTCAACTTGGACGAACTTGTGCTCTGGGAGACTCAGACGGCTTGCGCGGTCCTGCGCCGCAGCGATTTAGCGTGA
- a CDS encoding 7-carboxy-7-deazaguanine synthase QueE, with protein sequence MLQLSEIFYSIQGEGTWTGTPAVFVRLAGCNLACDFCDTDYSTKFFADVDRIVATVRETGPDCPMVVLTGGEPFAQAETPALIDALRADGRRVHVESNGTIFADLPDDVWLCVSPKERVDRRMAVRANEAKLIVDARVPEEHLALFEGKPTILLQPEGNKPANVALALDYAKTHPRRFRLSLQTHKFIGAP encoded by the coding sequence ATGCTGCAGCTCTCCGAAATCTTCTACAGCATTCAGGGCGAGGGCACGTGGACCGGCACGCCCGCCGTGTTCGTGCGGCTCGCGGGCTGTAACCTGGCCTGCGATTTCTGCGATACGGATTACTCGACGAAGTTCTTCGCCGACGTGGACCGGATCGTCGCGACCGTCCGCGAGACCGGCCCGGATTGTCCGATGGTCGTGCTGACCGGCGGCGAGCCGTTCGCCCAGGCTGAAACGCCGGCGCTGATCGATGCGCTGCGCGCGGACGGACGGCGCGTGCACGTCGAGTCCAACGGCACGATCTTCGCCGACTTGCCGGACGACGTCTGGCTCTGCGTCTCTCCGAAGGAGCGCGTCGACCGCCGGATGGCGGTGCGCGCAAACGAGGCGAAGCTGATCGTGGACGCCCGCGTGCCCGAGGAGCATCTCGCGCTTTTCGAGGGCAAACCGACGATATTGCTGCAGCCCGAGGGGAACAAGCCGGCCAACGTCGCGCTCGCGCTGGACTACGCGAAGACGCATCCGCGCCGCTTCCGCCTGTCGCTGCAGACGCACAAGTTCATCGGCGCGCCGTGA
- a CDS encoding FAD-linked oxidase C-terminal domain-containing protein, which yields MEMLRERLIDALGVEAVKTAHEDLAVYAFDAYTEGGAPSAVVLPASSRDVSAVVKVAREFGEPIVARGAGTGLCGGAVPTAGGIVLSFARMNRILELDERNRRARVQSGVINLDLSRHVAPSGLFYAPDPSSQLISTIGGNIATNAGGPHCLSYGTTVNHVLALEVVDDCGEVFATSVDDAGYDLTAALVGSEGTLGIVTSAWLRLLAFPEAVRVWVAAFGDIDSASETVSSIIGAGIVPTALEMMDAVITQAVEAAFGAGYPTDAGAVLLVEHAGLEEDVEAVEAAIHAIVAHHGARSWRSARTSAERAALWAGRKGAAGATGRIAPNYYTQDVCVPRSRLPQALRAVESAAAANGVTVGNVFHAGDGNLHPLLMYDKRDRKQVAAVVETGNAILQTAIDLGGTISGEHGIGWEKRDAMTRVYSTADLATMGRVRDVFDPARALNPEKIFPNGSRCPEVTPP from the coding sequence ATGGAGATGCTGCGAGAGCGCTTGATCGACGCCCTAGGCGTCGAGGCGGTGAAGACGGCCCACGAGGACCTGGCGGTCTACGCGTTCGACGCCTACACGGAGGGCGGGGCACCTTCGGCGGTCGTCCTGCCCGCCTCGAGCCGCGACGTCAGCGCCGTGGTGAAGGTCGCGCGGGAGTTCGGGGAGCCGATCGTCGCGCGAGGAGCCGGCACCGGGCTCTGCGGCGGCGCCGTGCCGACCGCCGGCGGAATCGTCCTCTCGTTCGCTCGGATGAACCGGATCCTCGAGCTCGACGAGCGCAATCGCCGCGCCCGCGTGCAGTCGGGCGTCATCAACCTCGACCTGTCGCGCCACGTCGCGCCTAGCGGCCTGTTCTACGCCCCCGACCCGTCCTCGCAGCTGATCTCGACGATCGGCGGCAACATCGCCACGAACGCCGGCGGGCCGCACTGTCTCTCTTACGGCACGACCGTGAACCACGTGCTCGCGCTCGAGGTCGTAGACGATTGCGGTGAGGTGTTCGCGACGAGCGTCGACGACGCCGGTTACGATCTCACGGCCGCACTCGTCGGCAGCGAAGGCACGCTCGGCATCGTGACGTCGGCCTGGCTGCGCCTGCTCGCCTTTCCCGAGGCCGTGCGGGTCTGGGTCGCCGCGTTCGGCGACATAGATTCGGCGTCGGAGACAGTCTCTTCGATCATCGGCGCCGGCATCGTTCCGACGGCTCTCGAGATGATGGACGCCGTGATCACGCAGGCGGTCGAGGCCGCATTCGGAGCGGGATATCCGACCGATGCTGGAGCGGTGTTGCTCGTCGAACATGCCGGCCTGGAAGAGGACGTCGAGGCAGTGGAGGCGGCGATCCACGCGATCGTCGCGCACCACGGTGCGCGCTCGTGGCGCAGCGCGCGCACCTCGGCGGAGCGCGCCGCGCTGTGGGCGGGGCGAAAGGGTGCGGCGGGCGCCACGGGACGCATCGCGCCCAACTACTACACGCAGGACGTCTGCGTTCCGCGGAGCCGGTTACCGCAGGCGCTGCGCGCCGTCGAGAGCGCGGCCGCCGCCAACGGCGTCACGGTCGGCAACGTCTTTCATGCCGGCGACGGAAATCTCCATCCGCTGCTGATGTACGACAAACGCGATCGAAAGCAGGTCGCCGCCGTCGTCGAGACCGGCAACGCGATCTTGCAGACCGCGATCGACTTAGGCGGTACGATCAGCGGAGAGCACGGCATCGGCTGGGAGAAGCGCGACGCGATGACGCGCGTCTACTCCACGGCAGACCTCGCGACGATGGGGCGCGTGCGCGACGTCTTCGATCCGGCGCGCGCGCTCAATCCGGAGAAGATCTTTCCCAACGGATCGCGCTGCCCCGAGGTCACGCCGCCGTGA
- a CDS encoding dihydrolipoamide acetyltransferase family protein: MATTITMPQLGETVTEGTVAQWLKKIGDAVDKYEDFVEVSTDKVNAGVPSPVTGTIRELLVKEGETVATGTPIAVIEELGAAPVATQAAPAPAREEPAQAAPASASPSGNGAAAAAAANAAASPAVRRLAREHHVDIRTLRGSGTNGRVTADDVLTAARSVVSATAPPTAPPIPSPGRTSTYAQPARGTLIPLTQARRIIAERMVESKHTAPHAWSMVEIDVTDVWEWRVREKDRFERETGHRLTLLPFFIRAVVESLNLFPLMNAKFVPAAEGSAAAIYVNEAVNIGIAIGLPTNLVVPVIKNADQLSIKGIAIAAGELIDKARKGKLGVDDLAGGTFTVNNNGANGSWASAPIINAGQAGIVTMEAVIKKLVVRDDDTIAIRRMMNACLSLDHRVVDGYVASGFLAELKRRLEAMKPQGEL; the protein is encoded by the coding sequence ATGGCTACCACGATTACGATGCCGCAGCTCGGCGAGACGGTAACCGAAGGCACCGTTGCGCAGTGGCTGAAAAAGATCGGCGACGCGGTCGACAAGTACGAAGACTTCGTCGAGGTATCCACCGACAAGGTCAACGCCGGCGTTCCCTCACCAGTCACTGGAACGATCCGCGAGCTGCTCGTCAAGGAGGGCGAGACGGTCGCGACCGGCACCCCGATCGCCGTGATCGAGGAGCTTGGCGCCGCACCCGTCGCGACGCAGGCAGCCCCGGCTCCCGCGCGTGAAGAGCCCGCGCAGGCCGCGCCCGCGAGCGCCTCGCCGTCCGGAAACGGCGCGGCCGCGGCTGCAGCTGCCAACGCCGCCGCGTCGCCCGCCGTCCGCCGTCTCGCGCGCGAACATCACGTCGACATCCGCACGCTGCGCGGCAGCGGCACGAACGGGCGCGTGACCGCCGACGACGTGCTCACCGCGGCGCGCAGCGTTGTTTCGGCAACGGCCCCGCCTACCGCGCCGCCGATCCCGAGCCCAGGGCGAACGTCGACTTATGCGCAGCCCGCTCGAGGAACGCTGATCCCGCTGACGCAGGCACGCCGCATCATCGCGGAGCGCATGGTCGAGAGCAAACACACCGCGCCGCACGCCTGGTCAATGGTCGAAATCGACGTCACCGACGTCTGGGAGTGGCGCGTTCGCGAGAAAGACCGCTTCGAGCGCGAGACCGGCCATCGGCTCACGCTCCTGCCGTTTTTCATCCGGGCGGTAGTTGAATCGCTCAATCTTTTCCCGCTAATGAACGCCAAGTTCGTTCCGGCGGCGGAAGGCAGTGCGGCGGCGATCTACGTCAATGAGGCCGTCAACATCGGGATCGCCATCGGCCTGCCGACCAATCTGGTCGTCCCCGTTATCAAGAACGCCGACCAGCTCTCGATCAAAGGTATCGCAATCGCGGCCGGCGAGCTGATCGACAAAGCGCGCAAGGGTAAACTCGGCGTGGACGATCTGGCCGGCGGCACCTTTACCGTCAACAACAACGGCGCCAACGGGTCGTGGGCGTCAGCGCCGATCATCAATGCGGGCCAGGCCGGCATCGTGACGATGGAGGCCGTCATCAAGAAGCTGGTCGTGCGCGACGACGACACGATCGCCATCCGCCGGATGATGAACGCGTGCCTCTCGCTCGACCACCGCGTCGTGGACGGGTACGTCGCGAGCGGCTTCTTGGCGGAGCTCAAGCGCCGCCTTGAAGCGATGAAACCACAAGGGGAATTGTAG
- a CDS encoding DUF1343 domain-containing protein — protein MNRGSFIAGTAALGVATAAAASAQPDGAPIELGDDVFLRSAWRDLRGRTVGVIANQSGVTSGLESIVDAILRHGGVRVKAIYAPEHGFRGDQAAGATIASYVDARSGLPVYSLYGASRHPSAAMLEGVDVLLFDIQDVGSRAYTYISTMAYAMQSAAQYGKEFWVLDRPNPTGGSVVEGPVLEPAYESFIGLYPIAMRHGMTVGELAALFNDHFGIGAKLRVVRMDGWRRSMIWPDTGLRWVQTSPNIPRWETTIVYPGMGLVDTVGVNNGSGFTNPFFLAGMLGIDGAKLAERLNARALPGVAFAPTRWSPTSGFWLGRELTGVELQLLDPRRVLAVRTAVEILVGVRDLFPEVIRIKSVAGLDRDWGTDSFRRAFLAGAGAEAILGQWTARVAAFKALRERYFLY, from the coding sequence ATGAATCGCGGGAGTTTCATCGCCGGTACCGCCGCACTCGGTGTCGCGACGGCGGCCGCGGCCTCGGCGCAACCGGACGGGGCGCCAATCGAGCTCGGTGACGACGTCTTTTTGCGCTCGGCGTGGCGCGATCTGCGCGGCCGCACGGTCGGCGTGATCGCCAACCAAAGCGGCGTCACGTCGGGGCTCGAGTCGATCGTCGACGCGATCCTGCGCCACGGGGGAGTTCGCGTCAAGGCCATCTACGCGCCCGAGCACGGCTTCCGTGGCGATCAGGCTGCGGGTGCGACCATCGCGTCGTATGTCGACGCGCGCAGCGGATTGCCCGTCTATAGCCTGTACGGCGCGTCGCGCCATCCCAGCGCGGCGATGCTCGAGGGTGTAGACGTCTTGCTCTTCGATATCCAAGATGTCGGCTCGCGCGCGTACACCTATATCTCGACAATGGCGTACGCGATGCAGAGCGCGGCGCAATACGGTAAGGAGTTTTGGGTGCTCGACCGCCCGAATCCGACTGGCGGAAGCGTCGTCGAGGGACCGGTGCTCGAGCCGGCCTACGAATCGTTTATCGGGCTGTACCCGATTGCGATGCGCCATGGGATGACGGTCGGTGAGCTCGCCGCACTTTTCAACGACCACTTCGGCATCGGCGCCAAGCTGCGCGTGGTGCGGATGGACGGATGGCGCCGATCGATGATCTGGCCGGACACAGGCTTGCGGTGGGTTCAGACGTCGCCGAACATCCCGCGCTGGGAGACGACGATCGTCTACCCGGGCATGGGCCTGGTCGACACGGTTGGCGTCAACAACGGCAGCGGCTTCACCAACCCGTTCTTCCTAGCCGGCATGCTCGGCATCGACGGTGCGAAGCTGGCGGAGCGCTTGAACGCGCGCGCGCTGCCGGGCGTCGCGTTTGCACCGACGCGGTGGTCCCCGACGTCGGGGTTCTGGCTGGGCCGGGAGCTCACGGGCGTCGAGCTGCAGCTGCTCGACCCGCGGCGCGTGCTCGCCGTGCGCACCGCGGTCGAAATCCTCGTCGGCGTGCGCGACCTCTTCCCCGAGGTCATCCGGATCAAGAGCGTTGCCGGCCTCGATCGCGACTGGGGTACGGATTCGTTTCGCCGAGCCTTCCTCGCCGGCGCGGGGGCCGAAGCGATTCTGGGACAGTGGACGGCGCGGGTCGCAGCGTTCAAAGCGCTGCGCGAACGTTACTTCCTGTACTAA